From Lagenorhynchus albirostris chromosome 10, mLagAlb1.1, whole genome shotgun sequence, the proteins below share one genomic window:
- the SNRK gene encoding SNF-related serine/threonine-protein kinase isoform X4 yields the protein MLVCGQPPFQEANDSETLTMIMDCKYTVPSHVSKGCKDLITRMLQRDPKRRASLEEIENHPWLQGVDPSPATKYNIPLVSYKNLSEEEHNSIIQRMVLGDIADRDAIVEALETNRYNHITATYFLLAERILREKQEKEIQTRSASPSNIKAQFRQSWPTKIDVPQDLEDDLTATPLSHATVPQSPARAADSVLNGHRSKGLCDSAKKDDLPELAGPALSTGPPASLKPAASGRKCLFRVEEDEEEDEEDKKPMSLSTQVVLRRKPSVTNRLTSRKSAPVLNQIFEEGESDDEFDMDENLPPKLSRLKMNIASPGTVHKRYHRRKSQGRGSSCSSSETSDDDSESRRRLDKDSGFTYSWHRRDSSEGPPGSEGDGGGQSKPSRGGGGADKASPSEHSAGGGGPAGGSGGAPGGTSGSARRCAGPGSSTSTQLAARGAGELVESLKLMGLCLGSQLHGSAKYIIDPQGSLSFSSVKVQEKSAWKMCIGSAGGAAPAPAVGGMKFFSDHVANTTVELDRIKSKNLKNNVLQLPLCEKTISVNIQRNPKEGLLCASSQASCCHVI from the exons ATGTTGGTGTGTGGGCAGCCACCATTTCAAGAGGCCAATGACAGTGAAACATTGACAATGATCATGGATTGCAAATATACAGTACCATCCCACGTATCTAAAGGGTGTAAAga CCTGATCACAAGGATGCTGCAGAGAGATCCCAAGAGAAGGGCCTCTTTAGAAGAGATTGAAAACCATCCTTGGCTTCAGGGAGTGGACCCTTCCCCAGCCACGAAGTATAACATCCCCCTCGTGTCATATAAAAACCTCTCGGAAGAGGAGCACAACAGCATCATTCAGCGCATGGTGCTCGGGGACATAGCGGATCGGGATGCCATTGTCGA AGCCCTGGAAACCAACAGGTATAACCACATCACAGCCACTTACTTCTTGCTTGCCGAAAGGATCCTGagggaaaagcaagagaaagaaatacagaccAGGTCTGCAAGCCCTAGCAACATCAAGGCCCAGTTTAG GCAGTCATGGCCAACCAAAATTGACGTGCCCCAGGACCTTGAGGATGACCTCACGGCCACTCCTTTGTCCCACGCGACTGTCCCTCAGTCTCCTGCTCGGGCTGCCGACAGTGTTCTCAACGGCCACAGGAGCAAAGGCCTGTGTGACTCGGCTAAGAAAGACGACCTCCCCGAGTTGGCCGGGCCCGCGCTGTCCACGGGGCCACCCGCCAGCCTGAAACCCGCAGCCAGTGGGCGGAAGTGTCTGTTTCGGGTGGAGGAAGACGAAGAGGAAGACGAGGAGGACAAGAAGCCCATGTCCCTCTCAACACAGGTGGTTCTGCGCCGCAAGCCGTCCGTGACCAACCGCCTGACGTCCAGGAAGAGCGCCCCGGTCCTCAACCAGATATTCGAGGAGGGGGAGTCGGACGACGAGTTCGACATGGATGAGAACCTGCCTCCCAAGCTGAGCCGCTTGAAGATGAACATTGCTTCCCCGGGGACGGTCCACAAACGCTACCACCGCAGGAAAAGTCAGGGCCGCGGCTCCAGCTGCAGCAGCTCGGAGACCAGCGACGACGACTCGGAGAGCCGCCGGCGCCTGGATAAAGACAGTGGCTTCACCTACTCCTGGCACCGCCGGGACAGCAGCGAGGGGCCCCCGGGCAGCGAGGGCGACGGCGGCGGCCAGAGCAAGCCGAGCCGCGGCGGTGGGGGCGCGGACAAGGCCAGCCCCAGCGAGCACAGCGCTGGCGGGGGCGGCCCCGCGGGGGGGTCGGGCGGCGCCCCGGGCGGCACGTCAGGCAGTGCCCGCCGCTGCGCCGGCCCCGGCTCCTCCACGTCCACGCAGCTGGCGGCGCGCGGCGCCGGGGAGCTGGTGGAGAGCCTCAAACTCATGGGCCTCTGCCTCGGCTCCCAGCTGCACGGGAGCGCCAAGTACATTATCGACCCGCAGGGCAGCCTGTCGTTCTCCAGCGTGAAGGTCCAGGAGAAGTCCGCCTGGAAGATGTGCATCGGCTCCGCAGGCGGTGCGGCGCCCGCCCCAGCCGTGGGCGGCATGAAGTTCTTCTCCGACCACGTGGCGAACACCACCGTGGAGTTGGACCGGATAAAGagcaagaatctgaaaaacaacgTGCTCCAGCTACCTCTGTGCGAAAAGACCATCTCTGTGAACATCCAGCGGAACCCCAAGGAGGGGCTGCTGTGCGCCTCcagccaggccagctgctgccaCGTCATCTGA